In Vigna unguiculata cultivar IT97K-499-35 chromosome 3, ASM411807v1, whole genome shotgun sequence, a single genomic region encodes these proteins:
- the LOC114179220 gene encoding scarecrow-like protein 15 produces MRVPSSQQPNTHSPNPNLLLHTLPTAATTTTNPTFTYEPTSVLDLCRSPSPEKKPTVPKPESQHNTTATTTNTNNTLDLDDHVLPNSDWWESIMKDLALPEDSPTTLSKPNNINPCIPDFPPSHDPPFDHPPDFTSLSEIYNQNLPYNYTTTNALDHSFHDLNHHHHNPTNNVNNWDFIEELIRAADCFDSSHFQLAQAILERLNNRLIRSPMAKPLHRAAFHFKDALHSILSGPNRAASNRLSSMAEIVQTIKTFKAFSGISPIPMFSIFTTNQALLETLNGSSFVHVIDFEIGLGIQYASLMKEIAEKAAGATLLLRITAVVPEDYAVESRLVRENLNQFAHDLGIRVQVDFVPLRTFETVSFKAVRFVDGEKIAVLLSPAIFCRLGSGGASVGAFLADVRRMAPGVVVFVDGEGWTEATAAASFRRGVVNSLEFYSMMLDSLDASVAAGGGGEWVRRIEMLLLRPKIFAAVESARKRSPPWREAFYGAGMRPVQLSQFADYQAECLLAKVQIRGFHVEKRHAELVLCWHERAMVATSAWRC; encoded by the coding sequence ATGAGAGTTCCCTCATCCCAACAGCCCAACACCCATTCTCCCAACCCAAACCTCCTCCTCCACACCCTCCCCAccgccgccaccaccaccaccaacccCACCTTCACCTACGAACCCACCTCCGTCCTCGACCTCTGCCGCAGCCCCAGTCCCGAAAAGAAACCAACTGTCCCCAAGCCAGAATCCCAACACAACACCACCGCCACCACAACCAATACCAACAACACCCTAGACCTGGACGATCATGTCTTGCCAAATTCCGATTGGTGGGAGTCCATCATGAAGGACTTAGCCTTACCCGAAGATTCTCCCACAACCCTCTCCAAGCCTAACAACATCAACCCATGCATCCCTGACTTTCCACCTTCTCATGACCCACCCTTTGATCACCCCCCAGACTTCACCTCGCTTTCAGAAATTTACAACCAAAACCTCCCCTACAACTACACCACCACCAACGCTTTGGACCATTCCTTCCACGACctcaaccaccaccaccacaaccccACCAACAACGTCAACAACTGGGACTTCATCGAAGAGCTTATCCGCGCCGCCGATTGCTTCGACAGCAGTCACTTCCAACTCGCTCAGGCCATACTCGAACGCCTCAACAACCGCCTCATTCGCTCACCCATGGCCAAGCCGCTCCACCGAGCCGCCTTTCACTTCAAAGACGCTCTCCATTCCATTCTCTCCGGTCCCAACCGTGCCGCTTCCAACCGCCTCTCCTCCATGGCCGAGATTGTTCAAACCATCAAAACATTCAAGGCCTTCTCGGGAATCTCTCCCATCCCAATGTTCTCTATCTTCACCACCAACCAGGCCTTGCTAGAAACCCTAAACGGATCCTCCTTCGTGCACGTCATCGATTTCGAAATCGGGCTCGGGATCCAATACGCCTCGCTCATGAAAGAGATCGCGGAGAAGGCCGCCGGCGCTACGCTGCTCCTCCGGATCACGGCCGTCGTGCCGGAGGATTACGCCGTGGAAAGCCGCCTCGTCCGCGAGAATCTCAACCAATTTGCGCATGACCTCGGGATCCGCGTTCAGGTGGACTTCGTCCCGCTGAGGACCTTCGAGACGGTGTCATTCAAGGCGGTAAGGTTTGTCGACGGCGAGAAGATCGCGGTGCTGCTGTCGCCGGCGATATTTTGCCGCCTCGGTTCCGGCGGCGCCAGCGTCGGCGCGTTCCTCGCCGACGTGAGGAGGATGGCGCCCGGAGTGGTGGTGTTCGTGGACGGCGAGGGGTGGACGGAGGCTACCGCTGCGGCGTCTTTTCGGCGCGGCGTGGTGAACAGCTTGGAATTTTACTCGATGATGCTGGACTCGCTGGATGCGTCTGTGGCGGCGGGGGGAGGCGGAGAGTGGGTGAGGAGGATCGAGATGCTTCTGCTGCGGCCGAAGATCTTCGCAGCGGTGGAAAGCGCAAGGAAGAGGTCACCACCGTGGAGGGAGGCATTTTACGGCGCGGGAATGAGGCCGGTGCAGCTGAGTCAGTTCGCCGATTATCAAGCGGAGTGTTTGCTGGCGAAGGTGCAAATCAGAGGGTTCCACGTGGAAAAACGGCATGCGGAATTGGTGCTCTGCTGGCACGAACGAGCCATGGTTGCCACGTCAGCGTGGCGGTGctag
- the LOC114177579 gene encoding disease resistance response protein 206-like, translating to MGAKVGFFVFLTLFALCSSFPLERNYAPCKHLVLFFHDIIYNGRNALNATSAIVAAPEGANLTKLANLFHFGNLVVFDDPVTLDNNLHSEPVGRAQGFYIYDSKNTFSACLGFTFVLNNTHHEGTITLAGADPTLKKTRDISVTGGTGDFFMHRGIATIMTDAFEGDVYFRLRVEIKFYECW from the coding sequence ATGGGTGCCAAAGTTGGCTTCTTTGTTTTCTTAACGTTGTTTGCTTTATGTTCATCCTTCCCACTGGAGAGGAACTATGCACCGTGCAAACACCTGGTCCTCTTCTTCCACGACATCATCTACAACGGAAGGAACGCTCTGAATGCAACCTCCGCAATAGTAGCAGCCCCAGAAGGTGCCAACCTAACCAAACTGGCAAACCTCTTCCACTTCGGAAATCTAGTAGTTTTCGATGACCCCGTCACCTTGGACAACAACCTTCACTCCGAACCTGTTGGTCGGGCACAGGGCTTCTACATTTACGACTCCAAGAACACTTTCTCGGCGTGCCTCGGCTTCACCTTTGTTCTCAATAACACACATCATGAGGGAACCATCACCCTCGCCGGAGCTGACCCCACCTTGAAGAAGACCAGAGACATCTCAGTCACCGGTGGAACTGGAGATTTCTTTATGCATAGAGGTATCGCCACCATTATGACCGATGCTTTTGAAGGTGATGTTTATTTCCGCCTTCGTGTTGAGATTAAGTTTTACGAGTGTTGGTGa